One window of Triticum dicoccoides isolate Atlit2015 ecotype Zavitan chromosome 5A, WEW_v2.0, whole genome shotgun sequence genomic DNA carries:
- the LOC119301531 gene encoding uncharacterized protein LOC119301531 isoform X2 — protein sequence MSGHDIQQEFRHGGKISRVGWRCIYKMLSEKERRMYKDWLDRWRVFFDPVFADELLNHEFDIDLDLIREMLSQNHVGCRADWAKMFMFPVWLARIWSLYVLDIDHKKILVMDPMETMSGNMKLKHEESAKLFLKGFCWCVNNIYHGGLVGSLGWTFSYNTGMHPPCSRENSGIYIVHYLRDYNGLYIRTLTNGELEYLRKKLAYEIVAMRGNKGDFPDFMYLEILE from the exons ATGTCTGGGCACGACATACAACAAGAATTCAGGCATGGGGGCAAGATAAGCCGTGTGGGATGGAGGTGCATCTACAAGATGCTCTCAGAGAAGGAGCGCAGGATGTACAAGGACTGGCTGGACCGATGGAGGGTTTTCTTCGACCCAGTGTTTGCG GATGAGCTCCTGAACCATGAGTTCGACATTGATCTGGACCTGATAAGGGAGATGCTAAGCCAAAATCATGTAGGGTGCAGAGCTGACTGGGCAAAAATG TTTATGTTCCCTGTGTGGCTTGCACGTATCTGGTCTCTCTATGTGCTTGACATAGATCATAAGAAAATCTTGGTGATGGACCCTATGGAGACCATGAGCGGTAACATGAAGCTGAAGCATGAGGAGAGTGCGAAATTGTTTCTTAAAGGGTTCTGCTGGTGTGTAAACAATATCTACCATGGCGGTTTGGTTGGATCCCTTGGTTGGACCTTCAGTTACAACACTGGAATGCATCCTCCATGCTCGAG GGAAAACAGTGGGATATACATAGTGCACTACCTCAGGGATTACAACGGCCTTTACATCCGTACACTGACTAAT GGAGAGCTGGAGTACTTGAGGAAGAAGCTGGCCTACGAGATAGTTGCGATGAGAGGCAACAAGGGTGACTTCCCCGACTTCATGTACCTGGAGATCCTTGAGTGA
- the LOC119301531 gene encoding uncharacterized protein LOC119301531 isoform X1, whose protein sequence is MSGHDIQQEFRHGGKISRVGWRCIYKMLSEKERRMYKDWLDRWRVFFDPVFADELLNHEFDIDLDLIREMLSQNHVGCRADWAKMVCCPIFITSYFAYSLSRHVPLLCKNDSTERNSTPMQFMFPVWLARIWSLYVLDIDHKKILVMDPMETMSGNMKLKHEESAKLFLKGFCWCVNNIYHGGLVGSLGWTFSYNTGMHPPCSRENSGIYIVHYLRDYNGLYIRTLTNGELEYLRKKLAYEIVAMRGNKGDFPDFMYLEILE, encoded by the exons ATGTCTGGGCACGACATACAACAAGAATTCAGGCATGGGGGCAAGATAAGCCGTGTGGGATGGAGGTGCATCTACAAGATGCTCTCAGAGAAGGAGCGCAGGATGTACAAGGACTGGCTGGACCGATGGAGGGTTTTCTTCGACCCAGTGTTTGCG GATGAGCTCCTGAACCATGAGTTCGACATTGATCTGGACCTGATAAGGGAGATGCTAAGCCAAAATCATGTAGGGTGCAGAGCTGACTGGGCAAAAATGGTATGTTGTCCTATCTTTATCACTTCTTACTTCGCATATTCCTTATCACGTCATGTTCCACTCCTGTGCAAAAATGATTCTACTGAAAGAAATTCCACTCCTATGCAGTTTATGTTCCCTGTGTGGCTTGCACGTATCTGGTCTCTCTATGTGCTTGACATAGATCATAAGAAAATCTTGGTGATGGACCCTATGGAGACCATGAGCGGTAACATGAAGCTGAAGCATGAGGAGAGTGCGAAATTGTTTCTTAAAGGGTTCTGCTGGTGTGTAAACAATATCTACCATGGCGGTTTGGTTGGATCCCTTGGTTGGACCTTCAGTTACAACACTGGAATGCATCCTCCATGCTCGAG GGAAAACAGTGGGATATACATAGTGCACTACCTCAGGGATTACAACGGCCTTTACATCCGTACACTGACTAAT GGAGAGCTGGAGTACTTGAGGAAGAAGCTGGCCTACGAGATAGTTGCGATGAGAGGCAACAAGGGTGACTTCCCCGACTTCATGTACCTGGAGATCCTTGAGTGA